One genomic segment of Brassica napus cultivar Da-Ae chromosome A3, Da-Ae, whole genome shotgun sequence includes these proteins:
- the LOC125607267 gene encoding replication protein A 70 kDa DNA-binding subunit C-like, whose translation MDELASKVPVGEWINIDNFSLTGVGRTYRTTNNPLKMNFIHKTDISESTLRIENNFLDLVDFETILSGKPDENILIDVIGQVLDLGDLDTVNCAGGKQRRKLEFTLRDINGLSLPCCLWGTYAENVHTACQKSEDGLLVCLLRYAKIGHFRGEVQISNAYDSSQIFINPDIEEAEAFRQIESGESQAITLSETGHNKLDKKFVSHKWLQYEQKNLGELFESTEIEPCRVVATICDIDTDWGWYYFGCQDCNKKVFPESKTVRRVNGKDVLTYSWWCEKCNQLVYSVSPKFKIHLLVKDDTGESSFMLLDSIATGIVPQSAEYLLDGSLDEPEENAEFPDAITSLIRQTFMFGVYIEKDNATGGGVCYKVGKVWKDLSMLKVLTREESVSAHTQGTINSSGSEAPLLLHDSECNESASTPSSKRKSEENIEVPNITSTSKK comes from the exons ATGGATGAATTGGCTAGCAAGGTTCCTGTTGGAGAGTGGATCAACATTGACAACTTCAGTTTGACTGGTGTTGGACGTACCTATCGCACAACAAACAATCCtttgaaaatgaattttattcacAAGACAGACATCTCCGAGTCAACTCTACGGATTGAGAATAATTTTCTTGATTTGGTTGATTTCGAAACCATACTTAGTGGCAAACCTGATGAGAACATCCTTATCG ATGTAATTGGACAGGTTTTAGACTTGGGTGATCTTGACACAGTAAATTGTGCTGGAGGAAAACAACGGAGAAAGTTGGAGTTCACACTCAGAGACATTAA TGGCCTAagtttgccttgctgcctttgggGAACATATGCTGAGAATGTCCACACAGCTTGCCAAAAATCTGAAGATGGTTTACTTGTATGCCTTCTAAGATACGCAAAGATTGGTCATTTTAGAG gGGAAGTCCAAATCTCCAATGCTTATGATTCAAGTCAAATCTTCATCAATCCTGACATTGAGGAAGCAGAAGCGTTTAGACAaat CGAATCTGGTGAAAGTCAAGCCATAACCCTCTCCGAGACGGGACATAACAAGCTTGATAAAAAGTTTGTCAGTCATAAGTGGCTGCAATACGAACAGAAGAATCTTGGAGAGTTGTTTGAATCTACTGag atTGAACCATGCAGAGTTGTGGCAACTATATGTGATATTGATACCGATTGGGGTTGGTATTATTTTGGTTGCCAAGATTGCAACAAGAAAGTTTTTCCAGAGTCAAAAACTGTTAGGAGAGTGAATGGAAAAGATGTTCTCACTTATTCTTGGTGGTGTGAAAAATGCAACCAATTAGTGTATTCTGTGTCACCAAA atttaaaattcatttgcTGGTTAAAGATGATACTGGTGAATCATCTTTTATGTTGTTGGATTCAATTGCTACGGGGATTGTTCCTCAATCTGCGGAATACCTACTGGACGGTTCATTAGATGAA CCTGAAGAAAATGCAGAATTTCCCGACGCAATAACATCTTTGATCAGGCAAACATTTATGTTTGGAGTTTACATTGAAAAAGACAATGCTACTGGTGGAGGTGTTTGTTACAAAGTTGGCAAGGTTTGGAAAGATCTAAGCATGCTAAAGGTTTTGACCCGTGAAGAATCCGTTTCTGCTCATACCCAAGGAACTATCAACAGTTCTGGTTCTGAG GCACCACTTTTGCTACACGACAGTGAATGTAATGAGTCTGCATCTACTCCTTCTTCAAAACGCAAGAGTGAAGAAAACATAGAAGTGCCTAATATTACATCGACTTCAAAAAAGTAG